A genomic stretch from Corvus cornix cornix isolate S_Up_H32 chromosome 7, ASM73873v5, whole genome shotgun sequence includes:
- the C1QL2 gene encoding LOW QUALITY PROTEIN: complement C1q-like protein 2 (The sequence of the model RefSeq protein was modified relative to this genomic sequence to represent the inferred CDS: inserted 2 bases in 1 codon; deleted 2 bases in 2 codons; substituted 1 base at 1 genomic stop codon) translates to MAVALLVAVPLLLLQAPADTGAHYEMMGTCRMICDPYSGGGRPAPAAPXAVEALQDLGANPPPPFVQGPKGEPGRPGKPGPRGPPGEPGPPGPRGPPGERGDAGKPGLPGLALAGAGGGGSGGGAAVAARRRAGXAPPSAGRAIAFYVGLKSPHEGYEVLKFDDVVTNLGNHYDPASGKFTCQVRGIYFFTYHILMRGGDGTSMWADLCKNGQVRASAIAQDADQNYDYASNSVVLHLDSGDEVYVKLDGGKAHGGNNNKYSTFSGFLLYPD, encoded by the exons ATGGCCGTCGCGCTGCTTGTCGCCgtgcccctgctgctgctgcaagcgCCCGCCGACACCGGCGCCCACTACGAGATGATGGGCACCTGCCGCATGATCTGCGACCCGTACAGCGGTGgcggccgcccggccccggcagcaCC CGCCGTGGAGGCCCTGCAGGACCTGGGCGCCAACCCCCCGCCGCCCTTCGTCCAGGGA CCCAAAGGGGAGCCGGGCCGGCCGGGCAAACCGGGC CCCCGCGGGCCACCCGGGGAGCCGGGTCCGCCGGGTCCGCGGGGCCCGCCGGGGGAACGGGGCGACGCGGGGAagccggggctgcccgggcTGGCGCTggcgggcgcgggcggcggcgggagcggcggcggggcggcggtggcggcgaGGCGGCGGGCGGGCTGAGCGCCGCCTTCAGCGGGCCGCGCAATCGCCTTCTACGTGGGGCTCAAGAGCCCCCACGAGGGCTATGAGGTCCTCAAGTTCGACGACGTGGTGACCAACCTGGGCAACCACTACGATCCGGCCAGCGGCAAGTTCACCTGCCAGGTGCGCGGCATCTACTTCTTCACCTACCACATCCTCATGCGCGGCGGCGACGGCACCAGCATGTGGGCCGACCTCTGCAAGAACGGCCAG GTGCGGGCCAGTGCCATCGCCCAAGACGCAGACCAGAACTACGACTATGCCAGCAACAGCGTGGTGCTGCACCTGGACTCCGGCGATGAAGTGTATGTCAAGCTGGATGGAGGCAAAGCACACGGAGGCAACAACAATAAGTACAGCACTTTCTCTGGCTTTCTTTTATACCCTGATTGA